A portion of the Chaetodon trifascialis isolate fChaTrf1 chromosome 7, fChaTrf1.hap1, whole genome shotgun sequence genome contains these proteins:
- the LOC139334447 gene encoding trypsin-1-like isoform X2 — protein MRSLVFLLLVGVAFAAEDDKIVGGYECARHSQPHQVSLGINHCGGSLINEYWVVTAAHCYQRHYQLRLGEHNVRVNENTEQFISSSLVIPHPKYSIFSLDNDIMLIKLSRPAVFNQYVQPVALPTSCAPVGTMCTVSGWGHTIGVGSDKLQCLQIPVLSQRVCKNAYPGQITDDMFCAGYLDGSSDSCDNDSGGPVVCNGELQGVVSWGEECAKKNYPGVYVKVCVFLDWLQSTMASN, from the exons ATGAGGTCTCTGGTCTTCCTGCTGCTCGTTGGAGTTGCTT tcgCCGCCGAGGACGACAAGATCGTCGGAGGGTATGAGTGCGCACGCCACTCCCAGCCCCACCAGGTGTCTCTTGGGATAAATCATTGTGGTGGCTCCCTCATCAATGAGTACTGGGTTGtgactgctgctcactgctacCAGCG tCATTATCAGCTACGTCTTGGAGAGCATAACGTCAGGGTCAACGAGAACACTGAGCAGTTCATCAGCTCCTCCCTCGTCATCCCTCACCCAAAATACAGCATCTTCAGCCTTGACAATGACATCATGTTGATCAAGTTGAGCCGGCCCGCCGTCTTCAACCAGTATGTGCAGCCTGTGGCTCTGCCCACCAGCTGCGCTCCTGTTGGCACCATGTGCACAGTCTCTGGCTGGGGCCACACCA TCGGTGTTGGCAGCGACaagctgcagtgtctgcagaTCCCCGTCCTGTCTCAAAGGGTCTGTAAAAATGCCTACCCCGGTCAGATCACTGACGACATGTTCTGTGCTGGATACCTGGACGGAAGCAGTGACTCTTGCGAC AATGACTCTGGTGGCCCCGTTGTGTGTAACGGTGAGCTGCAGGGTGTTGTGTCCTGGGGTGAAGAATGTGCTAAGAAGAACTACCCTGGTGTCTACGTCAaa GTCTGCGTCTTCCTCGACTGGCTGCAGAGCACCATGGCCAGCAATTAG
- the LOC139334447 gene encoding trypsin-1-like isoform X1, translating into MRSLVFLLLVGVAFAAEDDKIVGGYECARHSQPHQVSLGINHCGGSLINEYWVVTAAHCYQRHYQLRLGEHNVRVNENTEQFISSSLVIPHPKYSIFSLDNDIMLIKLSRPAVFNQYVQPVALPTSCAPVGTMCTVSGWGHTRVSSVGSDKLQCLQIPVLSQRVCKNAYPGQITDDMFCAGYLDGSSDSCDNDSGGPVVCNGELQGVVSWGEECAKKNYPGVYVKVCVFLDWLQSTMASN; encoded by the exons ATGAGGTCTCTGGTCTTCCTGCTGCTCGTTGGAGTTGCTT tcgCCGCCGAGGACGACAAGATCGTCGGAGGGTATGAGTGCGCACGCCACTCCCAGCCCCACCAGGTGTCTCTTGGGATAAATCATTGTGGTGGCTCCCTCATCAATGAGTACTGGGTTGtgactgctgctcactgctacCAGCG tCATTATCAGCTACGTCTTGGAGAGCATAACGTCAGGGTCAACGAGAACACTGAGCAGTTCATCAGCTCCTCCCTCGTCATCCCTCACCCAAAATACAGCATCTTCAGCCTTGACAATGACATCATGTTGATCAAGTTGAGCCGGCCCGCCGTCTTCAACCAGTATGTGCAGCCTGTGGCTCTGCCCACCAGCTGCGCTCCTGTTGGCACCATGTGCACAGTCTCTGGCTGGGGCCACACCAGGGTGAGCA GTGTTGGCAGCGACaagctgcagtgtctgcagaTCCCCGTCCTGTCTCAAAGGGTCTGTAAAAATGCCTACCCCGGTCAGATCACTGACGACATGTTCTGTGCTGGATACCTGGACGGAAGCAGTGACTCTTGCGAC AATGACTCTGGTGGCCCCGTTGTGTGTAACGGTGAGCTGCAGGGTGTTGTGTCCTGGGGTGAAGAATGTGCTAAGAAGAACTACCCTGGTGTCTACGTCAaa GTCTGCGTCTTCCTCGACTGGCTGCAGAGCACCATGGCCAGCAATTAG
- the LOC139334440 gene encoding trypsin-2-like produces MIGLIILTLLGAAAAAPMDDRIVGGYQCDAHSQPWQVSLNIGYHFCGGSLINDQWIISAAHCWQKFIAILGDHHIWMNEFTEQFMPVDAIYWHESYDYQTLDYDIMMLKLAHPATLNQYVQPVALPKACPTPGDMCLVSGWGNIYTDEGEVHLLQCVEVPILTDADCEGSYPGRLTDRMVCAGYLEGGMDACQGDSGGPLVCNGELQGIVSWGDGCAQPNAPGVYTKVCSLMPWIEDILSRYT; encoded by the exons ATGATTGGCCTGATTATTCTCACACTCCTGGGTGCTGCAG CTGCAGCCCCCATGGATGACAGGATTGTGGGTGGCTACCAGTGTGATGCTCACTCCCAACCCTGGCAGGTGTCTCTCAATATCGGCTACCACTTCTGCGGTGGCTCCCTTATCAATGACCAGTGGATCATCTCTGCTGCCCACTGCTGGCAAAAGTTT ATTGCCATCTTGGGTGACCACCACATCTGGATGAACGAGTTCACGGAACAGTTCATGCCCGTGGACGCCATCTACTGGCATGAGAGTTATGACTACCAAACCCTGGACTATGACATTATGATGCTGAAGCTGGCACATCCTGCCACCTTGAACCAGTATGTCCAGCCAGTGGCCCTGCCCAAAGCCTGCCCCACACCTGGTGACATGTGCTTGGTGTCCGGATGGGGGAACATCTACACTGATGAAGGTGAGGTGCACCTG CTTCAGTGTGTGGAAGTCCCCATTCTGACTGACGCGGACTGTGAAGGATCCTACCCTGGTAGACTCACTGACCGCATGGTGTGTGCTGGGTACCTGGAGGGAGGCATGGATGCTTGTCAG gGTGACTCCGGTGGTCCTCTGGTGTGTAATGGGGAGCTGCAGGGCATTGTCTCTTGGGGTGATGGCTGTGCTCAGCCAAACGCCCCGGGCGTTTACACCAAAGTCTGCTCTCTGATGCCCTGGATCGAAGATATTCTTTCCAGATACACCTAG